A stretch of the Tachysurus vachellii isolate PV-2020 chromosome 26, HZAU_Pvac_v1, whole genome shotgun sequence genome encodes the following:
- the zgc:158432 gene encoding uncharacterized protein zgc:158432 isoform X2, which translates to MRLFEMLVFVCVCFIAAFFCSAVGQGDRNEICKQIEDFNPCPEPWTCNLAVSQCYCKTQTPYCRCKNYIDEFYLGKSCSQKWTTLSFALVATLPGVVLAFVIGVSVHLAHRFGKSSKSHRAGNELTNIPGHVLSPRVIFASDLESPLSTRTPHPPPGHGLMPVQMGVPMLFPRPYSVSDKTHIGEPPVGAPRQQYSARNPYEEQNVSAQLYNQPHSPQSYEAQTMAPPPAPPFSAPAYCSVFPRAQIGRLY; encoded by the exons ATGCGTTTGTTCGAGatgcttgtttttgtgtgtgtgtgttttattgctgCATTCTTCTGTAGTGCAGTTGGACAGGGGGACAGGAacg aAATCTGTAAACAGATAGAAGACTTTAATCCTTGCCCAGAACCCTGGACCTGTAATTTAGCTGTCAGTCAGTGCTACTGTAAGACACAAACTCCTTACTGCAG gTGTAAAAATTATATTGATGAGTTTTATCTGGGGAAGAGCTGCTCTCAGAAATGGACGACGTTGTCCTTTGCCCTTGTAGCGACGCTTCCTGGAGTTGTGCTGGCGTTTGTGATCGGAGTCTCTGTTCACCTCGCACACAGATTTGGGAAATCCAGCAAGAGCCACAG AGCAGGGAATGAACTCACCAATATTCCAGGACATGTTTTGTCCCCCCGAGTTATTTTTGCATCTGACTTGGAG TCTCCTCTGAGCACCCGGAcccctcatcctcctcctgGTCATGGCCTCATGCCAGTACAGATGGGCGTTCCCATGTTATTTCCTCGTCCATACAg TGTTtcagataaaacacacattgGTGAACCACCAGTGGGAGCTCCTCGACAACAGTATAG TGCGAGGAATCCGTATGAGGAGCAAAATGTGTCTGCTCAACTGTACAACCAGCCACATTCACCTCAATCTTATGAGGCGCAG ACGATGGCTCCGCCCCCTGCCCCGCCCTTCAGTGCTCCAGCATATTGTAGTGTGTTCCCTCGAGCTCAGATCGGCCGCCTGTACTGA
- the zgc:158432 gene encoding uncharacterized protein zgc:158432 isoform X1 yields MRLFEMLVFVCVCFIAAFFCSAVGQGDRNEICKQIEDFNPCPEPWTCNLAVSQCYCKTQTPYCRCKNYIDEFYLGKSCSQKWTTLSFALVATLPGVVLAFVIGVSVHLAHRFGKSSKSHRAGNELTNIPGHVLSPRVIFASDLESPLSTRTPHPPPGHGLMPVQMGVPMLFPRPYSVSDKTHIGEPPVGAPRQQYSYTRGRDQAQVPNNLYSSARNPYEEQNVSAQLYNQPHSPQSYEAQTMAPPPAPPFSAPAYCSVFPRAQIGRLY; encoded by the exons ATGCGTTTGTTCGAGatgcttgtttttgtgtgtgtgtgttttattgctgCATTCTTCTGTAGTGCAGTTGGACAGGGGGACAGGAacg aAATCTGTAAACAGATAGAAGACTTTAATCCTTGCCCAGAACCCTGGACCTGTAATTTAGCTGTCAGTCAGTGCTACTGTAAGACACAAACTCCTTACTGCAG gTGTAAAAATTATATTGATGAGTTTTATCTGGGGAAGAGCTGCTCTCAGAAATGGACGACGTTGTCCTTTGCCCTTGTAGCGACGCTTCCTGGAGTTGTGCTGGCGTTTGTGATCGGAGTCTCTGTTCACCTCGCACACAGATTTGGGAAATCCAGCAAGAGCCACAG AGCAGGGAATGAACTCACCAATATTCCAGGACATGTTTTGTCCCCCCGAGTTATTTTTGCATCTGACTTGGAG TCTCCTCTGAGCACCCGGAcccctcatcctcctcctgGTCATGGCCTCATGCCAGTACAGATGGGCGTTCCCATGTTATTTCCTCGTCCATACAg TGTTtcagataaaacacacattgGTGAACCACCAGTGGGAGCTCCTCGACAACAGTATAG ctaCACAAGGGGCAGGGATCAGGCTCAAGTGCCCAATAATCTGTATTCTAGTGCGAGGAATCCGTATGAGGAGCAAAATGTGTCTGCTCAACTGTACAACCAGCCACATTCACCTCAATCTTATGAGGCGCAG ACGATGGCTCCGCCCCCTGCCCCGCCCTTCAGTGCTCCAGCATATTGTAGTGTGTTCCCTCGAGCTCAGATCGGCCGCCTGTACTGA